CCTTGGCATGTCCGTAGACGAGCCTGCCGACAGGAAAAAGTATATTCTGTTCCTTCATCGTTCGCACCGCCTCGATCGTTACAATAAGGTCCTGAAGGAACGCCTCCCTTTGTTCGATCTCGTGCTGGATCTGCAACCCGTACATTTCATACATCTTCCTCTGATCATCCTTCATCTCATGACACCTCTTCCTTTTTTACAACCTGTTCTATCTTAACTTCGGTTCTGCGTATCCCGTGTTGTGCACCCAACAGCGAATACACCAACTCTTTTGCGTGTTTCTCACTTTTTGCATCGACAACCTTGACGAACGGTCTTTTTTCAGAACCCAAACGCATCACACCTTTAACTTCGTAGAACATCCGATCACCCCTCAATATCCAACCCTTCCATCAACCGTTGCACTTCGATACCGGAAGTAAACATCCCTGTCACAATACCGAACGAATTGGCAATCACACCTATACCTACAAAAGGTGAACCCATGTTCACGGTACCGTTGATACCTTTGACATGTAATATTTCCTCC
This is a stretch of genomic DNA from Candidatus Micrarchaeota archaeon. It encodes these proteins:
- a CDS encoding 50S ribosomal protein L18a, whose amino-acid sequence is MFYEVKGVMRLGSEKRPFVKVVDAKSEKHAKELVYSLLGAQHGIRRTEVKIEQVVKKEEVS